Proteins co-encoded in one Candidatus Stoquefichus sp. SB1 genomic window:
- a CDS encoding putative bacteriocin export ABC transporter, which yields MIEVKNICKAYGENIIFNHLNLKIETGSMNAIVGKSGSGKTTLLNIIGLLEDFDEGEVLIEGQPIVFQSKEATMTLRFKISYLFQNFALIDSMSVIDNLKIALEYKDMKKKEKMKCIKEALEKVGLANYENRKIYTLSGGQQQRVAIARVIIKDSPIVLCDEPTGSLDHENAQDIMNILKEMCYQGKTVVIVTHDNHISQQCDRIIELSK from the coding sequence ATGATAGAGGTAAAAAATATATGTAAAGCTTATGGTGAAAATATAATATTTAATCATCTCAATTTGAAGATAGAGACTGGAAGTATGAATGCGATAGTTGGTAAAAGTGGGAGTGGAAAAACGACACTTCTAAATATTATTGGTTTGCTAGAAGATTTTGATGAAGGTGAGGTACTTATTGAGGGGCAACCTATTGTTTTTCAATCAAAAGAAGCAACTATGACGTTAAGATTTAAGATTTCATATTTATTTCAAAATTTTGCTTTAATAGATTCTATGAGTGTCATAGATAATTTGAAAATTGCTTTAGAATATAAAGATATGAAAAAGAAAGAGAAAATGAAGTGTATAAAAGAAGCGTTGGAGAAAGTTGGATTAGCAAATTATGAAAATAGAAAGATCTATACATTGTCAGGAGGACAACAACAACGCGTTGCAATAGCAAGAGTTATTATTAAAGATAGTCCGATTGTTTTATGTGATGAACCCACGGGCTCTCTTGATCATGAAAATGCACAAGATATTATGAATATTTTAAAAGAAATGTGTTATCAAGGGAAAACAGTTGTAATTGTGACACATGATAATCATATCTCTCAACAATGTGATCGCATTATTGAATTATCTAAATGA
- a CDS encoding SWIM zinc finger family protein: protein MQKACGHHIDSLEQLISGIFFNQLKDIFFIQDHGLFPSPSQIQIYCDCPDYAVLCKHAASILYATSIILDNDPSLFFKLRGISMDSLISKALGENVDDLIEKSKQKSKRILEDKDLKTLFQLD, encoded by the coding sequence ATTCAAAAAGCTTGTGGACATCATATTGATTCATTAGAACAATTAATATCAGGGATATTTTTCAATCAACTAAAAGATATTTTCTTCATTCAAGATCATGGTCTCTTCCCATCACCATCGCAAATTCAAATTTATTGTGACTGTCCTGATTATGCTGTGTTATGTAAACATGCTGCATCTATTCTTTATGCTACCAGTATTATTTTAGATAATGATCCTTCTTTATTCTTTAAATTAAGAGGCATTTCAATGGATTCACTTATTAGTAAAGCATTAGGTGAAAATGTAGATGATTTGATAGAAAAATCAAAACAGAAATCTAAACGTATTCTTGAAGATAAAGATTTAAAGACTTTGTTTCAATTAGATTAA
- a CDS encoding nucleotide triphosphate diphosphatase NUDT15 gives MVNEMIKVGIGVMILKEHHILLGHRVKNGQDTGGIYEPDSWCLPGGKQEYNETIFECAQREVKEETNLDIDDMMVFGAIDDIQPNKHFVTIWVIAKECQGTLQVMEKDKQDAWAWYSLDELPEYLYSPSQKFIDAYLKSMKKEL, from the coding sequence ATGGTGAATGAAATGATTAAAGTTGGAATAGGTGTCATGATTTTAAAAGAACATCACATATTATTAGGACATCGTGTGAAGAATGGTCAAGATACAGGCGGTATTTATGAACCGGATAGTTGGTGTTTGCCAGGAGGTAAACAGGAATATAATGAAACGATATTTGAATGTGCACAAAGAGAAGTAAAAGAAGAAACGAATTTGGATATTGATGATATGATGGTATTTGGTGCTATAGATGATATTCAGCCAAATAAACATTTTGTAACAATCTGGGTTATTGCTAAAGAGTGTCAAGGAACTTTACAGGTTATGGAAAAAGATAAGCAAGATGCTTGGGCATGGTATTCTCTTGATGAATTACCAGAATATTTATACTCACCATCACAAAAATTTATTGATGCGTATCTTAAAAGTATGAAAAAGGAGCTATAA
- a CDS encoding Cof-type HAD-IIB family hydrolase → MKTLYVSDLDGTLLRSDERTSDYTNQIINECVKKGMLFSYATARSYHTSQKVTKGLNAKIPLIVYNGVFIKDNVTGEIIKAHYFSEDIKLLIDELLENHIYPIVYAYIDNQEKFSFVEEKSSQGIMNFVMTRSGDSRMNPILEQGLLYEGNIFYITCIDDYEKLLPFYKKYQDQYHCVFQKDIYTQEQWLEFMPKSASKANAVQQLKEYYQCDHVVVFGDGYNDQDMFQIADECYAVSNAVEELKQMATDVIGHHDEDGVAKWLKQHTILDKEGLLNDI, encoded by the coding sequence ATGAAAACACTGTATGTATCAGATTTAGATGGAACATTATTAAGAAGTGATGAGAGAACATCTGATTATACTAATCAGATTATTAATGAATGTGTTAAAAAAGGAATGTTATTTTCATATGCAACGGCTAGATCATATCATACTTCGCAAAAGGTCACAAAAGGACTTAATGCTAAAATACCATTGATTGTATATAATGGTGTTTTCATTAAAGATAATGTTACTGGTGAAATTATTAAAGCACATTATTTTAGTGAGGATATCAAATTATTAATAGATGAATTGCTTGAAAATCATATTTATCCGATTGTTTATGCATATATTGATAATCAGGAAAAATTCTCATTTGTAGAAGAAAAGTCAAGTCAAGGCATTATGAATTTTGTTATGACACGTAGTGGAGATTCAAGAATGAATCCTATTTTAGAACAAGGTTTATTATATGAAGGAAATATTTTCTATATTACTTGTATTGATGATTATGAAAAATTGTTACCTTTTTATAAAAAATATCAAGATCAATATCACTGTGTTTTTCAAAAAGATATTTATACTCAAGAACAATGGCTAGAATTTATGCCAAAATCAGCATCTAAAGCGAATGCAGTTCAACAATTAAAAGAATATTATCAATGTGATCATGTTGTTGTTTTTGGTGATGGATATAATGATCAAGATATGTTTCAAATTGCTGATGAATGTTATGCAGTGAGTAATGCAGTAGAGGAATTGAAACAAATGGCAACTGATGTTATAGGGCATCATGATGAAGATGGTGTGGCTAAATGGTTAAAACAACATACCATTTTAGATAAGGAGGGGCTTTTAAATGATATATAA
- a CDS encoding methylated-DNA--[protein]-cysteine S-methyltransferase, translating to MIYKTDYDSPIGKMILASDGQALIGLWLYNQKYFLGQLHEELVEKDDLNVFHLTKQWLDQYFNQQKPSITNLPLAPRGSKFQKDVWQILCEIPYGEVVTYGSIASQMAQKMKRETMSAQAVGGAVSHNPISIIIPCHRVVGSNGNLTGYAGGIDKKIKLLELEGLHIVHEKICKKGR from the coding sequence ATGATATATAAAACAGATTATGATTCACCCATTGGGAAAATGATTTTAGCAAGTGACGGACAAGCACTTATTGGATTGTGGTTATATAATCAAAAATATTTTTTAGGTCAATTACATGAAGAATTGGTTGAAAAAGATGATTTGAATGTTTTTCATTTAACAAAACAATGGTTAGATCAGTATTTTAATCAGCAAAAGCCATCAATCACAAATCTTCCTTTAGCCCCTAGAGGAAGTAAGTTTCAAAAAGATGTCTGGCAAATTCTTTGTGAAATCCCTTATGGAGAGGTCGTTACATATGGGAGTATCGCTAGCCAGATGGCACAAAAAATGAAGCGTGAAACAATGTCAGCACAAGCAGTAGGTGGAGCAGTTTCACATAATCCTATTTCTATTATTATTCCTTGTCATCGTGTTGTTGGATCAAATGGGAATTTAACTGGATATGCTGGCGGAATTGATAAGAAAATCAAATTGCTAGAATTAGAAGGTCTCCATATTGTCCATGAAAAGATTTGTAAAAAAGGACGATAA
- a CDS encoding MGMT family protein produces MSTLNEEFIFQILSIVNEIPYGCVATYGQIAKLSGHDKNARLVGKVLGLSEYYGRFPCHRVVNSYGRLVPGWLEQKPLLLNEGITFKNNGCVNMTKHQWKIGE; encoded by the coding sequence ATGAGCACATTGAATGAAGAATTTATTTTTCAGATTTTATCTATTGTGAATGAAATTCCTTATGGCTGTGTTGCAACTTATGGTCAAATTGCAAAATTATCTGGTCATGATAAAAATGCACGATTAGTTGGAAAAGTCTTAGGTTTATCTGAATATTATGGACGTTTTCCTTGTCATCGTGTTGTTAATAGTTATGGGCGTTTAGTCCCTGGTTGGTTAGAACAAAAGCCATTATTATTAAATGAAGGAATTACATTTAAAAACAATGGCTGTGTTAATATGACGAAACATCAATGGAAAATTGGAGAATAG
- a CDS encoding EAL domain-containing protein → MHFNIDFEISSLVILSILIIYFFIKRQHVQERSKIYALYLLLIFFDIVLDILTVLSSYYSHIIPHSIDYLLNWSYQFLQIILPVIFLTYIITLTRFHYKKIIWIFYLPTFITLAFLFTNPWSHAIFYYDAMNVYTQGNWQILLYINGAFCMLAGLVISIFYKKKMDKYLFVTILSITLITVIGLLIQFFHRELLMTGIGLVMSLLILYFSFENPDYFTDALTNTMNRNAFISELNNMYLLMNEFHLLVISIDDFKSVNDIFGVDSGDMLLKNVAQYLKTVTPHQKLYRTNGDIFTLIIPKTQLTEKILKNIQDRFQEPWFINHMNIHLSISICLLYSKLYPQDPTQLIKMIDYAIIESKKREHGHLIRVDEAVNMALKRKTEIEKAIHLAIENKTLEMHYQPIYSPIEQTYTSLEALARLHIPAYGYIPPDEFIHYAESNGSIIDLGYLIMNEVFDFMKHYQFQDIQKVSINLSAIQCMQETFADDVIQLCQQKNVNPKRLCFELTETASILEQNICIENMKKLVDFGICFSLDDYGTGYSSMQYILSLPFQIIKIDKTLLNTALTNDKSQIILTTTLSMFQKLNYHIVVEGVETQAQAHFLSNLQVDSLQGYYYSKPLPANELIHFIKNHT, encoded by the coding sequence ATGCATTTTAATATTGATTTTGAAATAAGCTCTTTAGTCATCTTATCTATTTTGATTATCTACTTTTTCATAAAAAGACAACATGTTCAAGAAAGAAGTAAAATTTATGCTCTTTATCTTTTACTTATTTTTTTTGATATTGTTTTAGATATTTTAACTGTCTTGAGTTCATATTATTCCCACATCATTCCTCATAGTATTGACTATTTACTAAACTGGTCTTATCAATTTCTACAAATCATTTTACCAGTGATCTTTTTGACATATATTATTACTTTAACACGTTTTCATTACAAGAAAATCATTTGGATCTTCTATTTGCCAACTTTTATAACTTTAGCTTTCTTATTTACAAACCCCTGGTCTCATGCTATTTTCTATTATGATGCTATGAATGTATATACTCAAGGTAACTGGCAAATTTTACTTTATATTAATGGTGCGTTTTGTATGTTAGCTGGTTTAGTTATTTCAATTTTTTATAAAAAAAAGATGGACAAATATCTCTTTGTCACAATCTTGAGCATTACACTGATTACTGTTATTGGATTACTCATTCAATTCTTTCATCGTGAATTATTAATGACTGGTATTGGTTTAGTCATGTCATTATTGATTTTATATTTTAGTTTTGAAAATCCTGATTATTTTACTGATGCACTTACTAATACAATGAATCGTAATGCGTTTATTAGTGAATTAAATAATATGTATTTATTAATGAATGAATTTCATCTTTTGGTTATTTCAATTGATGATTTTAAATCAGTCAATGATATATTTGGGGTTGATAGTGGCGATATGTTATTAAAAAATGTGGCTCAATATCTTAAGACAGTAACACCACATCAAAAACTATATCGTACTAATGGAGATATTTTTACTTTAATTATTCCTAAAACACAGTTAACAGAAAAAATCTTAAAAAATATTCAAGATCGTTTTCAGGAACCTTGGTTTATTAATCATATGAATATTCATTTAAGCATATCTATTTGTTTGCTTTATTCAAAGCTATACCCACAAGATCCTACTCAACTCATTAAGATGATTGATTATGCTATTATTGAATCTAAAAAAAGAGAACATGGTCATCTGATAAGAGTTGATGAAGCTGTCAATATGGCTCTTAAACGCAAAACAGAAATAGAAAAAGCAATTCATCTTGCGATTGAGAACAAGACATTAGAAATGCATTATCAGCCTATTTATTCACCTATTGAACAAACTTATACTTCTTTAGAAGCACTTGCAAGATTACATATACCAGCATATGGGTATATTCCGCCAGATGAATTTATTCATTATGCTGAAAGCAATGGCTCTATTATTGATTTAGGGTATTTAATTATGAATGAAGTCTTTGATTTTATGAAGCATTATCAATTTCAAGATATCCAAAAAGTTTCAATCAATCTATCAGCGATTCAATGTATGCAGGAAACTTTTGCTGATGATGTTATTCAGCTTTGTCAGCAAAAAAATGTAAATCCTAAGCGGTTATGTTTTGAATTAACTGAAACAGCATCAATATTAGAACAAAATATATGTATTGAAAATATGAAAAAGCTAGTTGATTTTGGAATATGTTTTTCACTAGATGATTATGGCACTGGTTATTCATCTATGCAATATATTCTTAGTCTTCCTTTTCAAATTATCAAGATTGATAAAACCTTATTAAATACCGCTTTGACAAATGATAAATCTCAAATTATTTTAACAACAACTTTATCTATGTTTCAAAAATTAAATTATCATATTGTTGTAGAAGGGGTAGAAACTCAGGCACAAGCCCATTTTTTAAGCAATCTTCAAGTTGATAGCTTACAAGGATACTATTATTCAAAACCTTTACCAGCTAATGAATTAATTCATTTTATTAAAAATCATACATAG
- a CDS encoding transglutaminase-like domain-containing protein translates to MDIKTLNIPLPEDLMKLKWNGQFDLLKEMIDIRVKKDIPLQLKERLLLEKEIIDDLKREYIYTRDEAIEILKDKIRDFQESEFDELFKESAFEFIFEEGIMKFKNDFYDNLIKTRKAYAQRHKEEISYANYELLDQVITKMKEEGELSYKIHVKVALKIKPEYEKIGKVIRVWLPIPIEYAQVEEFHIIKTTPEATLINDSHTNHRSVYFEVPLEHNQEFSVEYEFINHSIYQELDANIVTDEHPDCCLDEKLPHVVFSPYLCALVKEVVKEETNPLLKAKKIYEYITSHIMYSFVRQYVTLPPIPEYVATGLKGDCGVQAILFITMCRIAGIPATWQAGLYATPHEIGNHDWARFYIAPYGWLYADCSFGGSGYRNGSKLRRDFYFGHLEPFRIPSACEFQCDLNPSKQFLRRDPYDHQTGEVEYIDELIPQDHYEMTQSIIEIKESH, encoded by the coding sequence ATGGATATAAAAACATTAAATATTCCTTTGCCAGAAGATTTAATGAAATTAAAGTGGAATGGACAATTTGATTTATTGAAGGAAATGATTGATATAAGAGTCAAAAAAGATATTCCTTTACAATTAAAAGAACGATTATTATTAGAAAAAGAAATTATTGATGATTTGAAAAGAGAATATATTTATACAAGAGATGAAGCTATAGAGATTCTTAAAGATAAAATAAGAGATTTTCAGGAAAGTGAATTTGATGAATTGTTTAAAGAGAGTGCTTTTGAATTTATATTTGAAGAAGGCATCATGAAATTCAAGAATGATTTTTATGATAATTTAATAAAAACAAGAAAAGCATATGCACAAAGACATAAAGAGGAAATATCTTATGCAAATTATGAATTGTTGGATCAAGTCATTACAAAAATGAAAGAGGAAGGTGAACTTTCATATAAAATACATGTGAAAGTTGCATTGAAAATAAAACCAGAATATGAAAAGATTGGGAAAGTGATTCGTGTTTGGTTGCCAATTCCAATAGAATATGCTCAGGTTGAAGAATTTCATATTATAAAAACAACGCCAGAAGCGACACTTATTAATGATTCTCATACAAATCATCGAAGTGTTTATTTTGAAGTACCATTAGAACATAATCAAGAGTTTAGTGTAGAATATGAATTTATTAATCATTCTATTTATCAGGAGTTGGATGCTAATATTGTAACAGATGAACATCCTGATTGCTGTTTGGATGAAAAACTTCCACATGTTGTTTTTTCACCCTATCTTTGTGCTTTGGTAAAAGAAGTTGTTAAAGAAGAAACCAATCCACTATTAAAAGCTAAAAAAATATATGAGTATATCACAAGCCATATTATGTATTCATTTGTGAGACAATATGTAACTTTACCTCCTATACCAGAATATGTTGCAACTGGGTTGAAAGGGGATTGTGGTGTACAGGCAATTCTTTTTATAACAATGTGTCGTATTGCGGGGATACCAGCAACATGGCAGGCAGGACTATATGCAACACCACATGAAATTGGAAATCATGATTGGGCTAGATTTTATATTGCACCTTATGGCTGGCTCTATGCAGACTGCTCATTTGGTGGTAGCGGATATCGTAATGGTTCAAAGTTACGTCGTGATTTCTATTTTGGACATTTAGAACCATTTAGAATACCTAGCGCATGTGAATTTCAATGCGATTTAAACCCATCAAAGCAGTTTTTAAGAAGAGATCCTTATGATCATCAAACTGGAGAAGTGGAATATATTGATGAATTGATTCCACAAGATCACTATGAGATGACACAAAGTATCATCGAAATTAAAGAAAGTCATTAA
- a CDS encoding winged helix-turn-helix domain-containing protein: MENRPVIKISLFSRLVMIYNDNEIILSDYLGKQLLILLEMLIYYRQNAFSNDLIIEAIWSHHKNPRNAMKYSIHRLRMKLVEIPGLENLDFIVTAANGYILNPAYTYQVDCEEFFKLHQVLKNKKINQETELTALKLIYLYQGQIYQSPKIQWAIYINDFCKKIYLYYVEILCEYFLEQEKYTCIIRITQHAAAMVPEYEKAYYYHFKALISQQKFHEAREYYDVTIKQYAQKYKLTLNQEFRELFHQLMLNNKKTTAIDDIYTELLTVKQRDNTFFCEFDVFEYIFEKAIRDQKRYHLSYYLILFSLESYPENQEMKIMLKLKKIIFKTMRSTDSFTRINELQFLTLITCNEEEDVHTIAQRVIQRFYRVNTSSLVKIGYSIKKV; encoded by the coding sequence TTGGAAAATCGCCCAGTGATAAAAATATCATTATTTTCTAGATTGGTTATGATTTATAATGATAATGAAATTATTCTGTCGGATTATTTGGGGAAACAGTTACTTATTTTATTGGAAATGTTAATTTATTATCGTCAAAATGCTTTTTCTAATGATTTGATTATTGAAGCTATTTGGTCTCATCATAAAAATCCTCGTAATGCAATGAAATATTCTATCCATAGATTACGCATGAAATTAGTGGAGATACCAGGATTAGAAAATTTAGATTTTATTGTGACTGCAGCAAATGGTTATATTTTAAATCCAGCATATACATATCAGGTGGATTGTGAAGAATTTTTTAAACTGCATCAAGTTTTAAAGAATAAAAAAATAAATCAGGAAACAGAATTAACGGCTTTAAAACTTATTTATTTATATCAGGGACAAATTTATCAGTCTCCAAAAATACAATGGGCTATTTATATTAATGATTTTTGTAAAAAAATATATCTTTATTATGTAGAAATACTCTGTGAATATTTTTTAGAACAGGAAAAATATACATGTATCATTAGAATAACACAACATGCTGCAGCAATGGTACCAGAGTATGAAAAAGCCTATTACTACCATTTTAAAGCACTTATCAGTCAGCAAAAATTTCATGAAGCAAGAGAATACTATGATGTGACAATTAAGCAATATGCACAAAAGTATAAACTTACATTAAATCAGGAGTTTAGAGAATTGTTTCATCAGTTAATGTTAAATAATAAAAAGACGACGGCTATTGATGACATCTATACAGAGTTATTGACTGTAAAGCAGCGAGACAATACTTTCTTTTGTGAATTTGATGTGTTTGAATATATTTTTGAAAAAGCAATACGTGATCAAAAACGTTATCATTTATCATATTATCTGATTTTATTTTCTTTAGAATCATATCCAGAAAATCAAGAAATGAAAATTATGTTAAAACTAAAAAAAATTATTTTTAAAACTATGCGTTCTACTGATTCATTTACTAGAATCAATGAATTACAGTTTTTAACATTGATTACTTGTAATGAGGAAGAAGATGTTCATACAATTGCACAACGTGTGATTCAAAGATTCTATCGTGTGAATACAAGTAGTTTAGTAAAAATAGGTTATTCTATTAAAAAAGTTTAA